One part of the Algibacter sp. L1A34 genome encodes these proteins:
- a CDS encoding sulfatase-like hydrolase/transferase yields MSNWFVYDFNNFAENNFIMKAFKLITYLFLTTLLIQSCKTDTSTKSIKNKETQPNIIFIFADDWGYGDLGIHGSSFCKTPNLDKMAAEGIDFQNFSVVNPVCSPSRTGVMTGQFPARHSVHGHFASVESHMKRNMPDWLSTEAPLLPRMLKKSGYVTAHYGKWHLSNTDVADAPSPLEYGYDEYGAFNLPNKLHQMDVDSTLYKTIDFVKKNKNKPFFVNAWIHATHTPHYPKKEYMDLFSDLDEQQQVYAAVIAEYDDRIGQLFQTLKDLGIDDNTLVLFSSDNGPEFTGTTKTQGDNSTGGGLGSYYSVGETAGLKGKKRSLFAGGVRIPFIVRWPGSVPAGVHDKTTQLSTVDLLPTFLELAGGKLPEGYESDGVSIVEALKGKEMKREKPIFWNWNFSNNRTEFWPSAGIQEDNWKLLTNSKLGKTELYNINSDWSEQTDVAGKYPEKVSGLLNKIKLFEQTLPTAPLSNTFSKERELLTKQLGN; encoded by the coding sequence AGCACTAAATCTATTAAAAACAAAGAAACCCAGCCTAACATTATTTTCATATTTGCTGATGATTGGGGATATGGTGATTTAGGAATTCACGGAAGCTCATTTTGTAAAACTCCTAATCTAGATAAAATGGCAGCTGAAGGAATTGATTTTCAAAATTTCTCTGTAGTCAATCCAGTTTGTTCACCTAGTAGAACTGGAGTCATGACAGGTCAGTTTCCTGCGAGACATAGTGTGCATGGACATTTTGCTTCTGTTGAGTCTCATATGAAACGTAATATGCCAGATTGGTTAAGTACAGAAGCACCTTTGTTACCACGAATGCTTAAAAAATCAGGATATGTAACTGCTCATTATGGAAAGTGGCATTTGTCAAATACTGATGTAGCAGATGCACCATCTCCTTTAGAATATGGATATGATGAATATGGAGCATTTAACTTACCAAATAAATTGCATCAAATGGATGTGGATTCTACATTGTATAAAACCATAGATTTTGTAAAGAAAAATAAAAACAAGCCTTTCTTTGTAAATGCATGGATTCATGCAACACACACACCCCATTATCCAAAGAAGGAATATATGGATTTGTTTTCAGATTTAGATGAACAACAACAGGTGTATGCCGCAGTAATAGCTGAATACGATGATCGTATTGGGCAATTGTTTCAAACATTAAAAGATTTAGGAATAGATGATAATACTCTTGTACTTTTTTCTTCTGATAATGGTCCAGAATTTACAGGAACTACAAAAACACAAGGAGATAATTCAACTGGAGGTGGTCTAGGATCGTATTATTCAGTTGGAGAAACGGCAGGTCTTAAAGGTAAAAAGCGTTCGTTGTTCGCTGGAGGTGTTCGTATTCCTTTTATCGTGAGATGGCCAGGTTCTGTACCTGCTGGAGTCCATGATAAAACGACACAATTATCTACAGTAGATTTGTTACCTACTTTTTTAGAATTAGCAGGAGGTAAATTGCCTGAAGGATATGAATCAGATGGTGTTAGTATTGTAGAGGCTTTAAAAGGGAAAGAGATGAAACGAGAAAAACCAATTTTTTGGAACTGGAACTTCTCAAATAATAGAACAGAATTCTGGCCTTCAGCAGGTATTCAAGAAGATAATTGGAAGCTTTTAACCAATTCAAAATTAGGCAAAACTGAATTATATAATATCAATTCAGATTGGTCGGAACAAACAGATGTGGCGGGTAAATACCCAGAAAAAGTTTCTGGTTTATTAAATAAAATTAAATTGTTTGAACAAACTTTACCTACAGCACCTCTAAGTAATACTTTTTCTAAAGAAAGAGAACTATTAACTAAACAATTAGGAAACTAA